In Sphingobacterium sp. SRCM116780, the genomic stretch TTAAGAACTAAAGATAGAAATATGCATATTGCTATTGTAGGAAATATTGGTGCTGGAAAAACAACTTTAACGAAATTATTAGCGAACCATTTTAAATATGAGCCTCAGTTTGAAGCTGTGGAAAACAACCCTTATTTAGAAGACTTTTATGCTGATATGAAACGTTGGTCATTCAATTTGCAGATTTTCTTCTTAAACAGCCGCTTTAGACAAATTGTTGAATTGCAACAAACAAATATTGATATGATCCAAGATCGTACAATCTATGAAGATGCATACATCTTTGCAGAAAACTTGTATGATATGGGATTGATGAGTGCTCGGGATTTTGAAAATTATAGTAATATTTTTCAAAGTATCATCCATTATATCAAACCTCCGGATTTATTAATTTATCTAAAAGCCTCAGTTCCGACACTTGTCAATAATATTCAAGTAAGAGGACGTGATTATGAATCGGGAATCCGATTGGATTATTTATCCAAATTGAATGAGAAATATGATAAATGGATCGATAATTACAAAGACGGTAAATTATTGGTGTTAGATAAAGATAATTTGGATTTCACGAATAAACCGGAAGATCTAGGTACCATCATTGAGAAAATTGAATCACAATTATTTGGATTGTTTTAATCCGAAAAATGTATAAGATCCGAAAGCCAGCTTTTTTTATTAAAACTGGCTTTCTTTTTAAAACGCTTATGAGGAGATGATCATAAGTATGATACTCAAAAGCGATAACGAACCGAACGTAATGCCACCAAATGAATTCTTTCACTAAAAATGTGAAATTTCCTTACAATAGCTTCGTTATCATTAAAGAAACAAACGGTATGTAGTAAGCTAGTTTGAAAAATTACAGACCTAAATAAAATATATATACTGATGAAAATAATAGGTATCATCCCCGCTCGCTATGCTTCTTCCAGATTTCCAGGAAAACCTTTGGTTGACATTGCTGGTAAATCTATGATCCAACGCGTATATGAACAAGTTAAAAATACAGGTTGTTTAAATGAAGTTATTGTCGCGACAGATGATAGCAGGATTGAAGAACATGTTCGAAGTTTCGCTGGAAACGTAGTTATGACTTCCTCTTCGCATCAGTCGGGAACAGATCGATGTGCAGAAGTTGTCTCTAAAGTAACTGGGTTTGATATTGCTATCAATATCCAAGGAGATGAACCCTTTATCAATCCATTACAAATTGAATTATTAGCCTCTTGTTTTAATCAAGAACAGACTCAAATAGCAACTTTAGTTAAGAAAATCCATACCGAAGATGAATTATTCAATGTCAATATCCCAAAAGTAGTTCGTAACATTCGTGGAGAAGCCATTTATTTTTCTAGACAAACTATCCCTTACTTAAGAGGAGTCGAACAAAAAGAATGGTTATCGAAACAAACTTACTTCAAACATATCGGCATCTATGGTTATAGAACGGCTATTTTAGAAAAACTAACACAATTACCCATATCAACATTGGAAGAAGTTGAGGCATTGGAACAGTTGCGTTGGATTGAAAATGGATATGCTATTCAAACTGCCGAGACAGAACATGAAACAATTGCGGTAGATACCAAAGAAGATTTGGAACGTATCATGCAAACTTATTTCACAAAATAATGATTATCGGTGTTCAGTGAAAAATAATTCTCGAACACCGTTTAACAATTCTTTTTTTTCTACTCCTGTCAATTGGCGCACCTGATCTTTCACATTTAAAAGTTCAGACATTTGCAATGGTGTATTTATCCCCAAAAGTATAGCAGCAACCGTTTCATTAGAAAGGACAAAAGAAATCGCAGCCGTTAGATTTTTAAATTGATGCTGACTTGCAAAAGTATTCAGATTACGTATAATATGCTGAACCTCACTAGAAGTATATTGTAGAAATTTTTCTGCAGGTTTATTGATCAGCATTCCTTTTGCTACTGCTCCCCTAGCTAAAATAGAAATTTGATTTTCCAATAAATAGTTTCCCATTTCCTCTTCCAGACGCCTATCTAATAGACTATATTGCATCATTACGGCGCTGATATTGGATTTCTGCACATATTCACGGATTACTTGAGGACGTATAGAGGATATTCCATAAGCTCTGATTTTACCTGCATGAACCAATAGTTCAAAAGCTTCTATAATCTCATCGATTGGATCTTCTATAGTGCCGCCATGAAGTTGATACAAATCAATATAATCTGTCTTTAATCGCGATAAGGAAGACTCGACGGTTTTTATAATGTAGTTTTTAGAAGCTTTCCAATCCCAACCATTTCCGTCTGCTCGCCAGCTATTTCCTACCTTCGTAGACAGAACCAGCTGTTTTCTACATCCATATATCGCTTCTCCAACGAGCATCTCATTGAAACCTTTTTCATATAAGTCAGCGGTATCAAAAAAATTGATACCGCTATCAATAGCTTTATGAATGATATCCAACCCCTGTTTATGCTTGTTGCCTTTCAGAGACATACAACCCAAACCAATGGAGGAAACTTCTATGGTAGATTTACCTAATTTATTCCGCTGCATTTTTTACAAAATCCACTAACTCAATATCGAAGATTAAGATACTATTCGGAGGAATAGCTCCCATGTCACGGCTTCCATAACCCAAACGACTTGGAATATAAAAGCGGTACTTAGCCCCTTTAGACATGAGTGGAACTCCAATTTTCCAACCCTCAATCACCCGATCCAATTTCATTTTCAAAGGCTCATTGCGGTCATAAGAACTATCAAATTTTTTACCATCCAATAATGTTCCAGTATAATGAACCGTTACTTCGTTTTCAGGATTAGGCTTATCTCCTGTACCAGCCACTAAAACTTCATATTGAAGCCCTTCTGGCGTACTTTTAACCGTTGGTTTTTTCGCGTTTTCAGTAAAAAAAGCTTGCTCTTTTGCAAGGTTTTCTTTTTCTTTCTGTTCTTTAACTTCAGTAACAGCTTGCTGTATAATACCCTTCAATTTATCTTCTTCGATCAAAGAATTCTGGTCATTAAGTGCACTGATCAATGCTTTTCCAATTAATTCCTGATTCCAATTTGTGATTCCTAGACTTTTTAAAGAACCACCGATATCACGACCGAAAGCATACGACACAGAATCTGCTTTTGTCGATAATAATGTTTTTACCGTTGTCGTTTTTTTAACTGTTTTCTTTTTTTGTTGAGCAGATACAGATAATGTAGCCAAAGACAAGATTGCTAGAGCAATATATTTCATAAAATATTTAACTATGTTTATTTACAATATTAGTAATAATTTCTTGTGTATTATTTTTATAATCGACAACAACTTTTGATCTACTGTTCAACCAAGCTTCTATAGACAACATATTTTTTTGTTTTAAACTAGAAATAACAGAAACACCCATTTCCTCTAAGGCAGCAGCATTCAAATATTGTTCGTATTGATTTTTCATCGGAACAACCAATAATTTTTTCTGTAGAAACAATGCTTCTGCAGGAGTTTCAAAACCTGCACCGCAAAGCACTCCAGAAGAACTGGCCATACTGTGAATAAATGCATCATTATTTATAGGCTGAATGGTGACATTTTTCATATCAAAAGCTTTAGAATTATGCTTGCTAAAAACTTCCCATTTAACATCTGGAAACTTCATGAGGTGTTTCAATAGATGCGCATCATCATACGCGGGTAAATAAACGGTATAATGTCCGCGGTCTTGAATTTCTAATTCCCGAACTGAATTTCGTATAACAGGTGTGAAAATATTTTTGTTATAGCTTTTGAAATGAAAACCATAGGCATGTGTAGAAGGTGCGTAATTTTTCATGATGAATTTCCCTAACATTTCAGTCTCTTCGGGCTTAGGACTTGAAGCGTCTAATGCTGCTATTTGATGGCTCAACCCAATGCAATTTACATCTTTCATATGAGCAGCCCAAGCAGATATGGGTTCAAAATCATTGATAATTAAATCATATTCTTCAATAGGAAGTGATTTAATCTCTTGTGTAAATTTACGAACAGTAGAACTCAGAAATGTTTTCCAAAGATCTACCCCTCCAGATTTCCCAAAAATAAAACTTAAACCATGTAACCGATATTTCACTTCAAATGGTAAAACCAAATCGGCTTGAATGCCACTGACCAAAACATCTACCTCTCCCAAATTGCGTAAACAAGGAACAATATCCATCGCTCGACTGAGGTGGCCATTGCCTGTTCCTTGTACCGCATAAAGTATTTTCATAAACTGCGCGATTATTTAGGCCAAAATAAAAATTTTTGATGACAAACAGTGTTAAATTTATGTTACGTATTCTCCACTATGTCATATCTCTTTATCTAAATTTAAATTATAATCGGTAACTTACTTTTAATTAACCAATTATTTTATGATGAAAAGATTATCGGTCACTATCACCATAGTGACTATTTTTATAGTATGCACGTCATGGGGATTTTTTGCCCATAAAAAAATCAATGAATATGCCATATATACACTTCCGCCAGCATTAGCCTCATTTTATAAAAAAAATATCTACCTCATCAGTGAAAAAGCAGTAGATCCAGATAAAAGATGTTATATCGATAGTTTAGAATCTCCTCGTCATTATATCGACATTGACGACTACGAAGAGCCTTCCATTGACTCTATCCCCATACACTGGACAAAAGCCAAACAGAAATATCAGGAAAAACAGTTATTATTAAATGGAATTGTTCCTTGGCAAATATCATTTACCTATAATAAGCTCGTTAAAGCATTTAAAAATAAAGATCTTCGTCAGATCATCCGATATTCAGCGGATTTGGGTCATTACATTGGAGATGCGCATGTTCCCTTACATACAACAAAAAATTATAATGGACAATTGACCAATCAAATTGGCATACATGCCTTTTGGGAAAGCAGACTACCAGAAATGTTTGCCAATCATTACAAATTTATAAAAGGCAGATCGCATTTTATTACAGATCCCCTTCGTGAAGCCTGGGCAATTGTGAAACAGAGCAATAGCTTAGTGGATTCCGTATTAATGATGGAGAAAGAACTATCTGCCTCTTTTTCAAAACATGAGAAATATGCTTTTATAGAACGAAATAATGTGCTTATCAGAACGTATTCTGATGATTATGCGAAGGCATATCACCTCGCACTTAATGGAATGGTGGAGAAAAGAATGGCAAATGCCATACAACAGGTAGGTTCCTTTTGGTATTCTGCTTGGGTGGAAGCAGGTCAACCCGAACTCAAAAATTTATCAACCAATAAATTAGAAGAGACCACCATTAATACCGATAACAAAAAAAATATGGGTCGAGAAGAATGGTAAACAAACCGGACTATGTTATATATAAAAAGTGGTACCCTGAAGTAAGAACAGCTGAAGCTATTTTTGTCAAAAAAAATTAAGAAAAGCCAAATGAATAAAAAAACTACCTTATTAACTTTTTCTTTATTGCTGGGATCTTCTTATGCTTTTAGTCAAATAGCAAATGCTCAAGCATACTCCTTAAGAGATACCACTAATCTCAATGAAGTTATTATTAATCAGAATCGTTTGCAGATTCCTTTTTCCAAGCAAACTAGAAATATTCAAATTATAACGAAAGAGGATATCAAGCGATTTCCTGCTCGATCGATCAATGAACTTTTAGCCTATATCAGTGGCGTTGATATTCGTCAAAGAGGTCCTTTTGGGTCTCAGGCAGACGTCAATATTGATGGTGGTACTTTCGAACAAACGTTAATCCTGTTGAATGGAGCGAAAATATCAGATCCACAGACAGCTCATCACTCCTTAAATCTTCCAATTCCTACAGATGCCATTGAAAGAATAGAAATTATTAAAGGGCCTGCATCTCGCATCTATGGAATCAATAGTTTAACGGGTGCCATTAATATCGTCACAAAAACTGCTGAGAGTAATCTCATAAGTGCTCAGGTCTATGCGGGTAGCTCATTTGAAAAAAGTGAAGATGCACAGCATGGAAAATATTACGGTAAGGGAATCCAACTTGGATTTGCAAATAAAATGGGACATTTTGGCCAACAGCTTTACCTAGGTCATGAAGATTCAAATGGACAACGTTATAATACCGCTTCAAAAAACAATAAAATTTATTACCAAGGAAACTATACTCCGAACAGTAATAATGAAGTTTCTACTGCTGTTGGATACATCGACAATCAATTTGGAGCGAATGGCTTTTATGCAGCTCCTGGAGATAAAGAATCGTATGAGTTAGTGAAAACTGCCTTTGCAACCCTACAGTCTAAACATCAATTGGGAAAGCGCTTCACGCTATCTCCACGGATTTCCAATCGATACAATGAGGATGATTACCGTTATTTAAGACATGACTTAACGAAAGCGAGAAGTAAACATTATAATAATGCTTTTATGACCGAACTGAATGCGGTATATGAACAAGATTATGGTTCTTTTGGTATTGGGGTTGAAAGTCGATTTGAAAACATTAACAGCTCGAATATTGGACGTCATAGCCGTGAGAATTACGGTGGATATTTCGAATTCAAGACAGAAATGATTAAAAACCTATTAATCAACATCGGTACTTATGTCAATTATAATAGTGACTATAGTTGGCAAGTTTTCCCAGGAAT encodes the following:
- a CDS encoding TonB-dependent receptor plug domain-containing protein, with the protein product MNKKTTLLTFSLLLGSSYAFSQIANAQAYSLRDTTNLNEVIINQNRLQIPFSKQTRNIQIITKEDIKRFPARSINELLAYISGVDIRQRGPFGSQADVNIDGGTFEQTLILLNGAKISDPQTAHHSLNLPIPTDAIERIEIIKGPASRIYGINSLTGAINIVTKTAESNLISAQVYAGSSFEKSEDAQHGKYYGKGIQLGFANKMGHFGQQLYLGHEDSNGQRYNTASKNNKIYYQGNYTPNSNNEVSTAVGYIDNQFGANGFYAAPGDKESYELVKTAFATLQSKHQLGKRFTLSPRISNRYNEDDYRYLRHDLTKARSKHYNNAFMTELNAVYEQDYGSFGIGVESRFENINSSNIGRHSRENYGGYFEFKTEMIKNLLINIGTYVNYNSDYSWQVFPGIDLGYEINNQWKLVFNAGSSQRIPSFTDLYLNQRPANIGNPALTSERARQVEGAVKYADAHIIAHAGYFYRTINDFIDWTREVNTEPWQPQNMDKNEVQGFNFNFRLDLNDPVATTKYYTTLGYNYLHPKVKDATMGNASKYAIESLRHQANVNFTVSHKEWSLTTANRFNERISYKSYFISDIRLSHNIAKLNLYVDAQNLFNVKYIEAGAVPMPGTWYTMGIKYSMGY
- a CDS encoding FKBP-type peptidyl-prolyl cis-trans isomerase, with the protein product MKYIALAILSLATLSVSAQQKKKTVKKTTTVKTLLSTKADSVSYAFGRDIGGSLKSLGITNWNQELIGKALISALNDQNSLIEEDKLKGIIQQAVTEVKEQKEKENLAKEQAFFTENAKKPTVKSTPEGLQYEVLVAGTGDKPNPENEVTVHYTGTLLDGKKFDSSYDRNEPLKMKLDRVIEGWKIGVPLMSKGAKYRFYIPSRLGYGSRDMGAIPPNSILIFDIELVDFVKNAAE
- a CDS encoding deoxynucleoside kinase yields the protein MHIAIVGNIGAGKTTLTKLLANHFKYEPQFEAVENNPYLEDFYADMKRWSFNLQIFFLNSRFRQIVELQQTNIDMIQDRTIYEDAYIFAENLYDMGLMSARDFENYSNIFQSIIHYIKPPDLLIYLKASVPTLVNNIQVRGRDYESGIRLDYLSKLNEKYDKWIDNYKDGKLLVLDKDNLDFTNKPEDLGTIIEKIESQLFGLF
- a CDS encoding zinc dependent phospholipase C family protein — protein: MMKRLSVTITIVTIFIVCTSWGFFAHKKINEYAIYTLPPALASFYKKNIYLISEKAVDPDKRCYIDSLESPRHYIDIDDYEEPSIDSIPIHWTKAKQKYQEKQLLLNGIVPWQISFTYNKLVKAFKNKDLRQIIRYSADLGHYIGDAHVPLHTTKNYNGQLTNQIGIHAFWESRLPEMFANHYKFIKGRSHFITDPLREAWAIVKQSNSLVDSVLMMEKELSASFSKHEKYAFIERNNVLIRTYSDDYAKAYHLALNGMVEKRMANAIQQVGSFWYSAWVEAGQPELKNLSTNKLEETTINTDNKKNMGREEW
- a CDS encoding glycosyltransferase family protein, translating into MKILYAVQGTGNGHLSRAMDIVPCLRNLGEVDVLVSGIQADLVLPFEVKYRLHGLSFIFGKSGGVDLWKTFLSSTVRKFTQEIKSLPIEEYDLIINDFEPISAWAAHMKDVNCIGLSHQIAALDASSPKPEETEMLGKFIMKNYAPSTHAYGFHFKSYNKNIFTPVIRNSVRELEIQDRGHYTVYLPAYDDAHLLKHLMKFPDVKWEVFSKHNSKAFDMKNVTIQPINNDAFIHSMASSSGVLCGAGFETPAEALFLQKKLLVVPMKNQYEQYLNAAALEEMGVSVISSLKQKNMLSIEAWLNSRSKVVVDYKNNTQEIITNIVNKHS
- the kdsB gene encoding 3-deoxy-manno-octulosonate cytidylyltransferase, with amino-acid sequence MKIIGIIPARYASSRFPGKPLVDIAGKSMIQRVYEQVKNTGCLNEVIVATDDSRIEEHVRSFAGNVVMTSSSHQSGTDRCAEVVSKVTGFDIAINIQGDEPFINPLQIELLASCFNQEQTQIATLVKKIHTEDELFNVNIPKVVRNIRGEAIYFSRQTIPYLRGVEQKEWLSKQTYFKHIGIYGYRTAILEKLTQLPISTLEEVEALEQLRWIENGYAIQTAETEHETIAVDTKEDLERIMQTYFTK
- a CDS encoding aldo/keto reductase, with product MQRNKLGKSTIEVSSIGLGCMSLKGNKHKQGLDIIHKAIDSGINFFDTADLYEKGFNEMLVGEAIYGCRKQLVLSTKVGNSWRADGNGWDWKASKNYIIKTVESSLSRLKTDYIDLYQLHGGTIEDPIDEIIEAFELLVHAGKIRAYGISSIRPQVIREYVQKSNISAVMMQYSLLDRRLEEEMGNYLLENQISILARGAVAKGMLINKPAEKFLQYTSSEVQHIIRNLNTFASQHQFKNLTAAISFVLSNETVAAILLGINTPLQMSELLNVKDQVRQLTGVEKKELLNGVRELFFTEHR